The following coding sequences lie in one Lacerta agilis isolate rLacAgi1 chromosome 4, rLacAgi1.pri, whole genome shotgun sequence genomic window:
- the HPX gene encoding hemopexin encodes MRSPLGALCLSWALALALAHSLGHGSSKFNGTGGSSWHHLASQPPLNDTETARRCANEEGFDAITLDERGHMLFFKGDVVWKGYSGPAEPINTSWPQIQGPLDAALRIHHLEQPAAHDNVYFFQGQRVWAYAQGKLRPGFPRLIEEEFRGVPGDLDAAVECHPKECAAATVLFFKGPLVLSYDLATGMVKQRSWPAVANCSSAVRWLERYYCFQGIRFLRFDPVTGEVPPKYPRDARDYFMRCPGRGHGHEAQANATVRAAMDPCSGEPFQAFSSDDSGRIYAFRGGQYLRVDSWRDGWHAWPLSHTWKGLEGDVDAAFSWEDKFYLIQGSEVTIFRAGAGYSRVEGYPRPLQEELGLSGMDAAFTCPHSSDLYVFQGNSMKLVDLQRSPRLPGPALATPHGHVDSAFCTAQGVFLFQGANFYHYRSVAHLLGASGPVPAQNTAAEVFWCPMAGGKGPPSHPTSQA; translated from the exons ATGCGCAGCCCCTTGGGAGCCCTCTGCCTGAGCtgggccctggccctggccctggcccacTCCCT GGGTCACGGGAGCAGCAAGTTCAATGGCACCGGCGGCAGCAGCTGGCACCACTTGGCCTCACAGCCTCCGCTCAACGACACAG AGACCGCCAGGCGCTGTGCCAACGAGGAAGGCTTTGACGCGATCACGCTGGACGAGAGAGGCCACATGCTCttcttcaaag gGGACGTGGTCTGGAAGGGCTACAGTGGGCCGGCTGAGCCCATCAACACCTCCTGGCCCCAGATCCAGGGGCCCCTCGATGCTGCCTTGAGGATCCACCACCTGGAGCAGCCGGCAGCCCACGACAACGTCTACTTCTTCCAG GGCCAGCGGGTCTGGGCTTACGCCCAGGGCAAGCTGAGGCCCGGCTTCCCCCGGCTCATCGAGGAAGAGTTCCGAGGGGTGCCGGGGGACCTGGATGCCGCTGTGGAGTGTCACCCCAAGGAGTGTGCGGCTGCCACTGTCCTCTTCTTCAAGG GCCCCCTGGTCCTCTCCTACGACTTGGCCACCGGGATGGTGAAGCAGCGCTCCTGGCCGGCTGTGGCCAACTGCTCCTCTGCTGTGCGCTGGTTGGAGCGCTATTACTGCTTCCAGGGCATCAGGTTCCTGCGCTTTGACCCTGTTACAGGCGAGGTGCCCCCCAAGTACCCGCGGGATGCCAGGGACTACTTCATGCGCTGCCCGGGAAGAG GCCATGGGCACGAGGCACAGGCCAATGCCACCGTCAGGGCAGCCATGGACCCCTGCAGCGGGGAGCCCTTCCAAGCCTTCTCCTCGGACGACTCGGGGCGCATCTATGCCTTCCGCG GGGGACAGTACCTCCGCGTGGACTCCTGGCGCGATGGCTGGCATGCCTGGCCTCTCAGCCACACCTGGAAGGGCCTGGAGGGGGACGTGGATGCTGCGTTCAGCTGGGAGGACAAATTCTACCTGATCCAG GGCTCTGAGGTCACCATCTTCCGGGCTGGCGCTGGCTACAGCCGCGTGGAGGGCTACCCCCGGCCTCTGCAGGAAGAGCTGGGGCTGTCGGGAATGGATGCGGCCTTCACCTGCCCCCACTCCAGCGACCTCTACGTCTTTCAag GAAACTCCATGAAGCTCGTGGACCTGCAGAGGAGCCCCCGCCTGCCAGGCCCAGCACTGGCCACCCCCCACGGCCACGTGGACAGCGCCTTCTGCACCGCCCAGGGGGTCTTCCTTTTCCAGGGGGCCAACTTCTACCACTATAGGAGCGTGGCCCATCTCCTGGGGGCCTCGGGGCCCGTGCCTGCCCAGAACACGGCTGCGGAAGTCTTCTGGTGCCCCATGGCAGGGGGCAAGgggcccccctcccaccccacttcccaGGCATGA
- the TRIM3 gene encoding tripartite motif-containing protein 3 isoform X3: protein MEVLQRQPDSASHEDAAAAMLDSVSAVPGKSLSCPNHEGKMMEYYCESCETAMCHECTVGEHREHVTVPLRDVVEQHKASLRQQLEAIKSRLPQLTAAIGLVSEISQQLVERKNDAVAEIGSTFAELEKALHQRKGLLVRDLEALCGAKQKVLQAQLDTLRQGQENILSSCSFTEQALDHGSETEVLLVKKQMTERLSELAGRDFPEQPHENAQVDYVVEAEGVRKSILNLGVLLTTSAIAHKTVATGEGLRHAVVGQAASLTVTTKDKDGELVRSGSACLQAEATAPDGSALGHEVLDNKNGTYELLYTPRHEGDHLLSIRLYGQPIRGSPFRVKAVKASDVPPSPDDVKRRVKSPSSGHIRQKAVRRPSSMYSSGKKKENPIEDELIFRVGSRGREKGEFTNLQGISTSSSGRIVVADSNNQCVQVFSNEGQFRLRFGVRGRSPGQLQRPTGVTVDLNGDIIIADYDNRWVSIFSPEGKFKTKIGAGRLMGPKGVAVDRNGHIIVVDNKACCVFIFQSNGKLVTKFGSRGTSERQFAGPHFVAVNNKNEIVVTDFHNHSVKVYSADGEFLFKFGSHGEGNGQFNAPTGVAVDSNGNIIVADWGNSRIQVFDSAGSFLSYINTTADPLYGPQGLALTSDGHVVVADSGNHCFKAYRYLQ from the exons ATGGAGGTGCTGCAGCGCCAGCCCGACAGCGCCAGCCACGAAGATGCGGCCGCCGCCATGCTGGACTCTGTCAGCGCTGTGCCTGGAAAATCTCTCTCCTGCCCCAACCACGAGGGGAAG ATGATGGAGTACTACTGCGAGTCGTGCGAGACGGCCATGTGCCACGAGTGCACGGTGGGGGAGCACCGGGAGCACGTGACGGTGCCACTGCGGGACGTGGTGGAGCAGCACAAGGCCTCCCTGCGCCAGCAGCTGGAGGCCATCAAGAGCCG CCTGCCTCAGTTGACTGCGGCCATCGGGCTGGTCTCCGAGATCAGCCAGCAGCTGGTGGAACGCAAGAACGATGCGGTGGCCGAGATCGGGAGCACTTTTGCCGAACTGGAGAAGGCGCTGCACCAGCGGAAGGGGCTGCTTGTGCGGGACCTGGAGGCCCTGTGTGGAGCCAAGCAGAAG GTGCTGCAGGCACAGCTGGACACGCTCCGACAGGGCCAGGAGAACATCCTGAGCAGCTGCAGCTTCACGGAGCAGGCCCTGGACCACGGCTCCGAGACAGAGGTCCTGCTGGTCAAGAAGCAGATGACCGAGCGCCTGAGCGAGCTGGCCGGCCGCGACTTCCCTGAGCAGCCGCACGAGAACGCCCAGGTGGACTACGTGGTGGAGGCGGAGGGCGTGCGCAAGTCCATCCTCAACCTGGGCGTCCTGCTGACCACCAGCGCCATCGCCCACAAGACGGTGGCCACGGGGGAGGGCCTTCGCCACGCCGTGGTGGGCCAGGCCGCCTCGCTGACCGTCACCACCAAGGACAAGGATGGGGAGCTGGTGCGCAGCGGGAGCGCCTGCCTGCAGGCTGAGGCCACGGCGCCCGACGGCTCGGCCCTGGGCCACGAGGTGCTGGACAACAAGAACGGCACCTACGAGCTGCTCTACACGCCGCGGCACGAGGGAGACCACCTGCTCTCCATCCGCCTCTACGGGCAGCCCATCCGCGGCAGCCCCTTCCGGGTGAAGGCCGTCAAGGCCTCCGACGTGCCGCCCTCCCCAGACGACGTCAAGCGCCGCGTCAAGTCCCCCAGCAGCGGGCACATCCGGCAGAAGGCTGTGCGGCGCCCCTCCAGCATGTACAGCAGCGGCAAGAAGAAGGAGAACCCCATCGAGGATGAGCTCATCTTCCGCGTGG GGAGTCGCGGTCGGGAGAAGGGCGAGTTCACCAACTTGCAGGGCATCTCCACCTCCAGCAGCGGGCGCATCGTGGTGGCAGACAGCAATAACCAGTGTGTGCAG GTCTTCTCCAACGAGGGCCAGTTCCGCCTGCGCTTTGGGGTGCGGGGCCGCTCCCCAGGCCAGCTGCAGCGCCCCACGGGGGTCACCGTCGACCTGAACGGAGACATCATCATTGCGGACTACGACAATCGCTGGGTCAGCATCTTCTCCCCCGAGGGCAAGTTCAAG accaaaATCGGAGCCGGCCGCCTGATGGGCCCCAAGGGGGTGGCCGTGGACCGCAACGGGCACATCATTGTGGTGGACAACAAGGCCTGCTGTGTCTTCATCTTCCAGTCCAATGGGAAGCTGGTGACCAAGTTTGGAAGCCGTGGCACCTCGGAGCGCCAGTTTGCAG ggCCACACTTTGTCGCCGTCAACAACAAGAACGAGATCGTGGTGACTGACTTTCACAACCACTCCGTGAAG gtatacAGTGCTGACGGAGAGTTCCTCTTCAAGTTTGGCTCACATGGCGAGGGGAATGGGCAGTTCAATGCCCCAACGGGGGTCGCCGTCGACTCCAACGGGAACATCATTGTGGCCGACTGGGGCAACAGCCGGATCCAG GTTTTCGACAGCGCAGGCTCCTTCCTGTCTTACATCAATACCACGGCAGACCCCCTCTACGGGCCGCAGGGCTTGGCGCTGACGTCCGACGGACACGTGGTGGTGGCCGACTCTGGCAACCACTGCTTCAAGGCCTACCGCTACCTGCAGTAG
- the TRIM3 gene encoding tripartite motif-containing protein 3 isoform X2, with the protein MAKRESSSSPVVRQIDKQFLVCSICLDRYHNPKVLPCLHTFCERCLQNYIPPQSLTLSCPVCRQTSILPEKGVAALQNNFFITNLMEVLQRQPDSASHEDAAAAMLDSVSAVPGKSLSCPNHEGKMMEYYCESCETAMCHECTVGEHREHVTVPLRDVVEQHKASLRQQLEAIKSRLPQLTAAIGLVSEISQQLVERKNDAVAEIGSTFAELEKALHQRKGLLVRDLEALCGAKQKVLQAQLDTLRQGQENILSSCSFTEQALDHGSETEVLLVKKQMTERLSELAGRDFPEQPHENAQVDYVVEAEGVRKSILNLGVLLTTSAIAHKTVATGEGLRHAVVGQAASLTVTTKDKDGELVRSGSACLQAEATAPDGSALGHEVLDNKNGTYELLYTPRHEGDHLLSIRLYGQPIRGSPFRVKAVKASDVPPSPDDVKRRVKSPSSGHIRQKAVRRPSSMYSSGKKKENPIEDELIFRVGSRGREKGEFTNLQGISTSSSGRIVVADSNNQCVQVFSNEGQFRLRFGVRGRSPGQLQRPTGVTVDLNGDIIIADYDNRWVSIFSPEGKFKTKIGAGRLMGPKGVAVDRNGHIIVVDNKACCVFIFQSNGKLVTKFGSRGTSERQFAGPHFVAVNNKNEIVVTDFHNHSVKVYSADGEFLFKFGSHGEGNGQFNAPTGVAVDSNGNIIVADWGNSRIQVFDSAGSFLSYINTTADPLYGPQGLALTSDGHVVVADSGNHCFKAYRYLQ; encoded by the exons GTGTCTCCAGAACTATATCCCGCCCCAGAGCCTGACCCTCTCCTGCCCCGTCTGCCGCCAGACCTCCATCCTGCCCGAGAAGGGGGTGGCCGCCCTGCAGAACAACTTCTTCATCACCAACCTCATGGAGGTGCTGCAGCGCCAGCCCGACAGCGCCAGCCACGAAGATGCGGCCGCCGCCATGCTGGACTCTGTCAGCGCTGTGCCTGGAAAATCTCTCTCCTGCCCCAACCACGAGGGGAAG ATGATGGAGTACTACTGCGAGTCGTGCGAGACGGCCATGTGCCACGAGTGCACGGTGGGGGAGCACCGGGAGCACGTGACGGTGCCACTGCGGGACGTGGTGGAGCAGCACAAGGCCTCCCTGCGCCAGCAGCTGGAGGCCATCAAGAGCCG CCTGCCTCAGTTGACTGCGGCCATCGGGCTGGTCTCCGAGATCAGCCAGCAGCTGGTGGAACGCAAGAACGATGCGGTGGCCGAGATCGGGAGCACTTTTGCCGAACTGGAGAAGGCGCTGCACCAGCGGAAGGGGCTGCTTGTGCGGGACCTGGAGGCCCTGTGTGGAGCCAAGCAGAAG GTGCTGCAGGCACAGCTGGACACGCTCCGACAGGGCCAGGAGAACATCCTGAGCAGCTGCAGCTTCACGGAGCAGGCCCTGGACCACGGCTCCGAGACAGAGGTCCTGCTGGTCAAGAAGCAGATGACCGAGCGCCTGAGCGAGCTGGCCGGCCGCGACTTCCCTGAGCAGCCGCACGAGAACGCCCAGGTGGACTACGTGGTGGAGGCGGAGGGCGTGCGCAAGTCCATCCTCAACCTGGGCGTCCTGCTGACCACCAGCGCCATCGCCCACAAGACGGTGGCCACGGGGGAGGGCCTTCGCCACGCCGTGGTGGGCCAGGCCGCCTCGCTGACCGTCACCACCAAGGACAAGGATGGGGAGCTGGTGCGCAGCGGGAGCGCCTGCCTGCAGGCTGAGGCCACGGCGCCCGACGGCTCGGCCCTGGGCCACGAGGTGCTGGACAACAAGAACGGCACCTACGAGCTGCTCTACACGCCGCGGCACGAGGGAGACCACCTGCTCTCCATCCGCCTCTACGGGCAGCCCATCCGCGGCAGCCCCTTCCGGGTGAAGGCCGTCAAGGCCTCCGACGTGCCGCCCTCCCCAGACGACGTCAAGCGCCGCGTCAAGTCCCCCAGCAGCGGGCACATCCGGCAGAAGGCTGTGCGGCGCCCCTCCAGCATGTACAGCAGCGGCAAGAAGAAGGAGAACCCCATCGAGGATGAGCTCATCTTCCGCGTGG GGAGTCGCGGTCGGGAGAAGGGCGAGTTCACCAACTTGCAGGGCATCTCCACCTCCAGCAGCGGGCGCATCGTGGTGGCAGACAGCAATAACCAGTGTGTGCAG GTCTTCTCCAACGAGGGCCAGTTCCGCCTGCGCTTTGGGGTGCGGGGCCGCTCCCCAGGCCAGCTGCAGCGCCCCACGGGGGTCACCGTCGACCTGAACGGAGACATCATCATTGCGGACTACGACAATCGCTGGGTCAGCATCTTCTCCCCCGAGGGCAAGTTCAAG accaaaATCGGAGCCGGCCGCCTGATGGGCCCCAAGGGGGTGGCCGTGGACCGCAACGGGCACATCATTGTGGTGGACAACAAGGCCTGCTGTGTCTTCATCTTCCAGTCCAATGGGAAGCTGGTGACCAAGTTTGGAAGCCGTGGCACCTCGGAGCGCCAGTTTGCAG ggCCACACTTTGTCGCCGTCAACAACAAGAACGAGATCGTGGTGACTGACTTTCACAACCACTCCGTGAAG gtatacAGTGCTGACGGAGAGTTCCTCTTCAAGTTTGGCTCACATGGCGAGGGGAATGGGCAGTTCAATGCCCCAACGGGGGTCGCCGTCGACTCCAACGGGAACATCATTGTGGCCGACTGGGGCAACAGCCGGATCCAG GTTTTCGACAGCGCAGGCTCCTTCCTGTCTTACATCAATACCACGGCAGACCCCCTCTACGGGCCGCAGGGCTTGGCGCTGACGTCCGACGGACACGTGGTGGTGGCCGACTCTGGCAACCACTGCTTCAAGGCCTACCGCTACCTGCAGTAG